A region from the Actinoplanes sp. OR16 genome encodes:
- a CDS encoding ABC transporter permease, producing the protein MSEIGVIHDIGYQRYSGPRLGRAAMQRALFVHGLRAAFGSGRSAKAKAFPWLVAGIMLLVAVVVTAARSITGEVFFTYFQYADQMSLLIIFFAAIVAPQLVSRDLRAGVLPLYFSRPLRAADYVIAKFAAMTAAVWLLMGVPQFIMFLGAAFTTETGVGGVFGELGDLLAGWAYSLLWAVTFAGVGLLIASLTGKQAYSATGIVAVFMMSVPVVGVLASLPDTTANRLSGLASPTFLIAGVGEWLTGRQSELDVGVGGFGPIYGIEAACLVAACLLLLLARYRKVASAN; encoded by the coding sequence ATGTCGGAGATCGGCGTCATCCATGACATCGGGTACCAGCGGTACTCCGGTCCGCGGCTGGGTCGCGCCGCGATGCAGCGGGCGCTGTTCGTGCACGGCTTGCGCGCCGCCTTCGGGTCGGGCCGCTCCGCCAAGGCGAAGGCCTTCCCCTGGCTCGTGGCCGGCATCATGCTGCTGGTCGCCGTCGTCGTGACGGCCGCCCGCTCGATCACCGGAGAGGTGTTCTTCACCTACTTCCAGTACGCCGACCAGATGAGCCTCCTGATCATCTTCTTCGCGGCGATCGTCGCGCCGCAGCTGGTCTCCCGCGACTTGCGGGCCGGGGTGCTGCCGCTCTACTTCAGCCGCCCGTTGCGGGCCGCCGACTACGTGATCGCCAAGTTCGCCGCCATGACGGCCGCGGTCTGGCTGCTGATGGGCGTGCCGCAGTTCATCATGTTCCTCGGCGCCGCGTTCACCACCGAGACCGGCGTCGGCGGGGTGTTCGGCGAGCTCGGGGATCTGCTGGCCGGTTGGGCGTACAGCCTGCTCTGGGCGGTGACGTTCGCCGGTGTCGGCCTGCTGATCGCGTCGCTCACCGGCAAGCAGGCGTACTCCGCCACCGGCATCGTGGCGGTCTTCATGATGAGCGTCCCGGTCGTCGGCGTGCTCGCCTCGCTGCCGGACACCACCGCGAACCGCCTGTCCGGGCTGGCCAGCCCGACCTTCCTGATCGCAGGCGTCGGCGAGTGGCTCACCGGGAGACAGAGCGAGCTCGACGTGGGCGTGGGCGGCTTCGGCCCGATCTACGGCATCGAGGCGGCGTGCCTGGTCGCCGCGTGCCTGCTGCTCCTGCTCGCCCGGTACCGCAAGGTGGCCTCGGCGAACTGA
- a CDS encoding cupin domain-containing protein, with product MTTSEPPPLTVVQPGGGRVGELGDIGVHFKLWGEDTGGAMAIVEHPFPVGALIAPHLHTREDEYSIVTEGEIGFRSGDREVVLGPGGYITKPRGELHAMWNAGTTPARMIEIITPAGFEHFFREVAELIAAGPEAAAEGGDLAERYGLRFGDPDWLPEIIERFDLNP from the coding sequence ATGACGACATCGGAGCCGCCGCCACTGACCGTGGTGCAGCCGGGCGGCGGGCGCGTGGGCGAACTCGGCGACATCGGCGTGCACTTCAAACTCTGGGGTGAGGACACCGGCGGCGCGATGGCGATCGTCGAGCACCCCTTCCCGGTCGGCGCGCTGATAGCGCCGCACCTGCACACCCGGGAGGACGAATACTCGATCGTCACCGAGGGCGAGATCGGTTTCCGCTCGGGCGACCGAGAGGTGGTCCTGGGGCCGGGCGGCTACATCACCAAACCCCGCGGCGAACTCCACGCGATGTGGAACGCCGGCACCACCCCCGCCCGCATGATCGAGATCATCACGCCGGCCGGCTTCGAGCACTTCTTCCGCGAGGTGGCCGAGCTGATCGCGGCCGGCCCGGAGGCAGCCGCCGAGGGCGGCGACCTGGCCGAGCGCTACGGCCTCCGATTCGGCGATCCCGACTGGCTACCCGAGATCATCGAACGGTTCGACCTGAACCCGTGA
- a CDS encoding extracellular solute-binding protein, with protein MKPVSVFKIAAAFSAMALVAAGCSGADKDTAPAAKMDGDKVVISVLSPADLDTKLDTNAITTLLSDKYKIKFQFQSTTTDSGPAKEKRQIAISSGDYPDLFMLIPWVDAFTKTEVQKLGQQGVAVPLEDLIKENAPNIQKALDTNATLKAMSTAPDGHIYALPQWSDCYHCSYPNKLWINSDWLKKLDLQVPKTTEDLRTVLKAFKTQDPNGNGKADEIPLTTDPRDSTLLGYLMSAFAYAPYGAQNGVPSLLALNNGQVVTPVDKPEWREGLKYINSLYSDGLIDPASFTQNTEALQALGNNPSAVQLGSVPVLWPGIFVQLGSKDGRDKSYDAVPPLTGPQGKSYTGYNNPTSIGYTFMLTNKSSKEARVAALKMLDYIYTDEGQIIVNAGPEGVGWEKPAAGDVALDASTQATWKPLPSATVPKNSSWNSLGQYNFTLALRNSQAVPEDIYSETGLERRLFEATKQYEPHVDKAQVFPEAEVWADPAAVSEMTTLKTNLDSYVSQGELAFITGTKNIDTEWDAWVQGLDGIGMKRYLELNQQAYDKSK; from the coding sequence ATGAAGCCTGTTTCTGTTTTCAAGATAGCCGCCGCGTTCTCGGCCATGGCCCTGGTCGCGGCGGGTTGCTCCGGCGCCGACAAGGACACCGCGCCGGCCGCCAAGATGGACGGCGACAAGGTCGTCATCTCGGTGCTGTCGCCCGCCGACCTGGACACCAAACTCGACACGAACGCCATCACCACCCTGCTCAGCGACAAATACAAGATCAAGTTCCAGTTCCAGAGCACCACCACGGACAGCGGGCCGGCCAAGGAGAAGCGCCAGATCGCCATCTCCAGCGGCGACTACCCGGACCTGTTCATGCTGATCCCGTGGGTCGACGCGTTCACCAAGACCGAGGTGCAGAAACTCGGCCAGCAGGGTGTCGCGGTGCCGCTGGAAGACCTGATCAAGGAGAACGCGCCGAACATCCAGAAGGCGCTCGACACGAACGCCACGCTCAAGGCCATGTCGACCGCCCCCGACGGGCACATCTACGCGCTGCCGCAGTGGTCCGACTGTTACCACTGCTCGTACCCGAACAAGCTGTGGATCAACTCGGACTGGCTGAAGAAGCTTGATCTGCAGGTCCCGAAGACCACTGAGGACCTGCGTACCGTCCTGAAGGCCTTCAAGACCCAGGACCCGAACGGCAACGGCAAGGCCGACGAGATCCCGCTGACCACCGACCCGCGCGACAGCACCCTGCTCGGGTACCTGATGAGCGCGTTCGCCTACGCCCCCTACGGCGCCCAGAACGGTGTGCCGTCCCTGCTCGCCCTCAACAACGGCCAGGTGGTCACGCCGGTCGACAAGCCCGAGTGGCGCGAAGGCCTCAAGTACATCAACTCGCTCTACTCCGACGGCTTGATCGACCCGGCCTCGTTCACCCAGAACACCGAGGCGCTGCAGGCCCTCGGCAACAACCCCTCCGCCGTGCAGCTCGGCTCGGTCCCGGTGCTCTGGCCCGGCATCTTCGTCCAGCTCGGTTCCAAGGACGGCAGAGACAAGTCGTACGACGCGGTGCCGCCGCTCACCGGACCGCAGGGCAAGAGCTACACCGGCTACAACAACCCGACGTCGATCGGTTACACGTTCATGCTGACGAACAAGTCCAGCAAGGAAGCCCGTGTCGCCGCGCTCAAGATGCTCGACTACATCTACACCGACGAAGGCCAGATCATCGTCAACGCCGGTCCCGAAGGCGTCGGCTGGGAGAAGCCGGCCGCCGGCGACGTCGCCCTCGACGCCTCCACCCAGGCCACGTGGAAGCCGCTGCCCAGCGCCACCGTCCCGAAGAACTCGTCGTGGAACTCGCTCGGCCAGTACAACTTCACCCTCGCCCTGCGTAACTCGCAGGCCGTCCCGGAGGACATCTACTCGGAGACCGGCCTGGAGCGGCGGCTCTTCGAAGCGACGAAGCAGTACGAGCCGCACGTGGACAAGGCGCAGGTGTTCCCCGAGGCCGAGGTCTGGGCGGATCCGGCCGCGGTCTCCGAGATGACGACGCTGAAGACGAACCTGGACAGCTACGTGAGCCAGGGCGAGCTGGCCTTCATCACCGGCACCAAGAACATCGACACCGAGTGGGACGCCTGGGTGCAGGGCCTCGACGGGATCGGGATGAAGCGGTACCTGGAGCTGAACCAGCAGGCGTACGACAAGAGCAAGTAG
- a CDS encoding carbohydrate ABC transporter permease: MTTITQVMKLRRIRTAAPKIREPFGDRIFMIVVRLMLAIALILVVLPLIYIVASSFSSPAAVNSGQVRFWPVDFSIEAYQSVLSNAEVLRGYYNSLIYAVAGTLISVTLTVAIAYPLSRRTFYGRNVLMTLLIFTMLFSGGLIPTYMVVHDLGMLDTRWALLIPNAIGVWQVIIARTFFANSIPDELYEAAALDGASDLRVLRSVVLPLSKPLLAVLALMYTIYQWNTYFDALVYLKDPDLYPLQIVLRNMLLLNGSRTGAVDLAQQMHQLQLANVLKYALIVVSSLPVLLIYPFVARHFTKGVMVGAVKG; the protein is encoded by the coding sequence ATGACGACGATAACGCAGGTGATGAAATTGCGGCGCATTCGTACGGCCGCGCCGAAGATCCGGGAACCGTTCGGCGACCGCATCTTCATGATCGTGGTCCGGCTGATGCTGGCGATCGCCCTGATCCTCGTGGTGCTGCCGCTGATCTACATCGTCGCCAGCTCGTTCAGCAGCCCCGCGGCGGTCAACTCGGGTCAGGTGCGGTTCTGGCCGGTCGACTTCTCGATCGAGGCCTACCAATCGGTGCTGAGCAACGCGGAGGTCCTCCGGGGCTACTACAACTCGCTCATCTACGCGGTGGCCGGCACGCTGATCAGCGTCACGCTGACGGTGGCCATCGCCTACCCGCTGTCGCGCCGCACCTTCTACGGGCGCAACGTGCTGATGACCCTGCTCATCTTCACCATGCTGTTCTCCGGCGGCCTGATCCCGACCTACATGGTGGTGCACGACCTCGGGATGCTCGACACCCGCTGGGCCCTGCTGATCCCCAACGCGATCGGCGTGTGGCAGGTCATCATCGCCCGCACGTTCTTCGCCAACTCGATCCCGGACGAGCTCTACGAGGCGGCGGCCCTCGACGGCGCCAGTGATCTGCGGGTGCTGCGGTCGGTGGTGCTGCCGCTGTCCAAGCCACTGCTGGCCGTGCTCGCACTGATGTACACGATCTATCAGTGGAACACCTACTTCGACGCTCTGGTGTACCTCAAGGACCCCGATCTCTATCCGCTACAGATCGTGCTGCGCAACATGCTCCTCCTCAACGGTTCCCGGACGGGCGCCGTGGATCTGGCTCAGCAGATGCATCAACTGCAGCTGGCCAACGTACTGAAATATGCCTTGATTGTCGTCTCCAGCCTGCCCGTGCTGCTCATTTACCCATTCGTCGCGCGCCATTTCACCAAGGGCGTGATGGTGGGCGCTGTCAAGGGCTGA
- a CDS encoding sugar ABC transporter permease, which yields MGSPSLAPRRSRWARAQRSWRQHWQLYVLVSVPLAYFVIFKYVPMTFNVIAFKDYSPVLGAWGSPWVGLRNFEQLFGNPVFGTLVQNTLILAFYLLLASFPVPILLALALNEIRNGWFKRTVQMVTYAPYFISTVVVVSMTILLLSPRIGLAGDADVLGDPDYFRHVYVWTDVWQTAGYSAVIYMAALAGIDPALHEAAKVDGASRLQRIWHVDLPGIMPTAVIMLVLGVGNMMAIGFEKAYLLQNNLNLAQSEIIPTYVYKTGLINADFSMATTVGLFNSVVNLLLLLTVNVVAKRITGNGLWR from the coding sequence GTGGGGTCACCGTCACTGGCGCCGCGGCGCAGCCGCTGGGCCCGGGCGCAGCGGTCCTGGCGGCAGCACTGGCAGCTGTATGTGCTGGTGAGCGTGCCGTTGGCCTACTTCGTCATCTTCAAGTACGTCCCGATGACCTTCAACGTCATCGCGTTCAAGGACTACAGCCCGGTGCTGGGCGCCTGGGGCAGCCCGTGGGTGGGCCTGCGCAACTTCGAGCAGCTGTTCGGCAACCCGGTCTTCGGCACGCTGGTGCAGAACACCCTGATCCTGGCGTTCTACCTGCTGCTGGCGAGCTTCCCGGTGCCGATCCTGCTCGCGCTGGCGCTCAACGAGATCCGCAACGGCTGGTTCAAGCGCACGGTCCAGATGGTCACCTACGCGCCCTACTTCATCTCGACGGTGGTGGTCGTGTCGATGACGATCCTCCTGCTGTCGCCACGGATCGGCCTGGCCGGTGACGCCGACGTGCTCGGCGATCCGGACTACTTCCGGCACGTCTACGTCTGGACCGACGTCTGGCAGACCGCCGGCTACTCGGCCGTCATCTACATGGCCGCGCTCGCCGGCATCGATCCCGCGCTGCACGAAGCGGCGAAGGTCGACGGCGCCAGCCGGCTGCAGCGGATCTGGCACGTCGACCTGCCCGGCATCATGCCGACCGCGGTGATCATGCTGGTCCTCGGCGTCGGCAACATGATGGCGATCGGTTTCGAGAAGGCGTATCTGCTCCAGAACAATCTGAACCTCGCCCAATCGGAGATCATTCCGACGTACGTCTACAAGACCGGCCTGATCAACGCGGACTTCAGCATGGCGACCACCGTCGGCCTGTTCAACTCGGTGGTCAATCTTCTCCTGCTGCTGACGGTCAATGTCGTCGCCAAGCGGATTACTGGAAACGGACTCTGGCGATGA
- a CDS encoding ROK family transcriptional regulator: protein MFAEPETAAPAMTAVLTAVLTEGPLSRVGLARRLGLSPAAVTKAARPLIDRGYLEELAPTERTGPGAGRPASPLSIRPDREFFLGVKITADELIGVICDLGARVRVAAHRQLPDRQVGTVLTELRDLTDDLLGGHDDYRARTRRLGLAVSGDVDRAGGLVRYSPFLHWHDVPLRELAERATGLTVMVENDVKALTTAEHWFGEGVGAESFALVTVGTGIGCGLVVNGRLVAGVHGVAGEIGHIGVDAGGPACHCGGRGCVEAIAGADAIVERARQRSGRPQLTFDDAVALARGGDRRTGAVFAEAGDAIGCGIAAVANLVGPALIVVSGEGLAAYDLFEPHIRAGFERQAFGAAAACPLTIRPLPFEEWARGAATVAIQAFVTS from the coding sequence ATGTTCGCCGAGCCCGAAACCGCCGCCCCGGCGATGACCGCCGTGCTCACGGCCGTGCTGACCGAGGGTCCGCTCAGCCGCGTCGGCCTCGCTCGCCGGCTCGGGCTCTCCCCGGCGGCCGTCACCAAGGCGGCACGGCCCCTCATCGACCGGGGCTACCTCGAGGAGCTGGCGCCGACCGAGCGGACCGGTCCGGGCGCGGGCCGTCCCGCCAGCCCGTTGTCCATCCGCCCGGACCGCGAGTTCTTCCTCGGCGTCAAGATCACCGCGGATGAGCTCATCGGCGTCATCTGCGATCTGGGCGCCCGGGTACGGGTGGCAGCCCACCGGCAGCTGCCGGACCGCCAGGTCGGCACCGTCCTCACCGAACTCCGCGACCTCACCGACGACCTGCTCGGCGGTCACGACGACTACCGGGCCCGGACCCGACGACTCGGCCTGGCCGTGTCCGGCGACGTCGACCGGGCCGGCGGCCTGGTGCGGTACTCCCCGTTCCTGCACTGGCACGACGTGCCGCTGCGGGAGCTCGCCGAGCGGGCCACCGGGCTGACCGTGATGGTCGAGAACGACGTCAAGGCCCTCACCACCGCCGAGCACTGGTTCGGCGAGGGCGTCGGCGCTGAGTCGTTCGCCCTGGTCACCGTCGGCACCGGCATCGGCTGCGGCCTGGTCGTGAACGGCCGGCTGGTCGCCGGGGTGCACGGCGTGGCCGGGGAGATCGGCCACATCGGCGTCGACGCCGGTGGTCCCGCCTGCCACTGCGGCGGGCGGGGCTGCGTGGAGGCCATCGCCGGCGCGGACGCCATCGTCGAGCGGGCGCGGCAACGATCCGGCCGCCCGCAGCTCACGTTCGACGATGCGGTGGCGCTCGCGCGCGGCGGCGATCGGCGTACCGGCGCGGTGTTCGCCGAAGCGGGAGACGCGATCGGCTGCGGCATCGCGGCCGTGGCGAACCTGGTCGGCCCCGCGCTCATCGTCGTCTCCGGCGAAGGCCTGGCCGCCTACGACCTGTTCGAACCGCACATCCGCGCCGGCTTCGAACGCCAGGCCTTCGGCGCCGCTGCCGCCTGCCCGCTGACCATCCGGCCGCTGCCCTTCGAGGAATGGGCGCGCGGCGCGGCCACCGTCGCCATCCAGGCGTTCGTCACTTCCTGA
- a CDS encoding X2-like carbohydrate binding domain-containing protein has translation MRTVALGAAILVLLGAQSAQAAPKPSPPPGARAAAAPVAPEPATTSTPDPWAVKPYMGWSSYSMQVYSGNGKWITADQIIKQSDAMKAKLQKYGYDHINVDAAWNDGFDANGRPKPSATLYPQGLQKVIDHVHRNGQKFGLYTIPGISPEVYDASLPIAGAPGCTTHDIVKQPIQQADYWNIGYRLDFSNPCSQKYIDSIVDLFASWGVNFVKFDSVTPGSGISDLSLDARDDVAAWSSALKKHRIWFELSWALDPNYAGYWRSKANGWRIDWDVECYCANEALTQWQNIARLFPRLETWWRHGGDGGWNDLDSLNVGNGTMDGLTQDERRTAMTLWAISAAPLYLGNDLTKLDAYGLSLVTNPEVIAVDQAGTPARPVSTGTQQQTWYALNADGSYTVALFNLGRTDKDITVDWPDIGLTGAATVRDLWARKDLGRFAGSFTAATVPIHGVRLLKVTPQSGARVAVNDDALRVRYQGEWTRNGGAEVAATSQPLTVTVTDTGAASSSPATGPVRTIVHDDTDPGISYAGTWSQSTGRGLGDHNDSVHYTERNGDSFQYTFTGTGISYITELDSSQGEVDIYLDGRLVKTVDTGREQGQPRLSQQTVFSVNDLPNGSHTLMAVKKSGSFMLLDRIDVLQPSLLDPPVTSFDRKAPADVAVKLLRDGSEFTGVARDGTALKAGTDYTLSGSTVTLRAAYLTGLPLGDAQLDFTFRGDHLNDVHATTRNGDAVSYTFDGTAVDWITATAPDQGQADVFIDGRLSERVSLQSTARATQQTVFSIAGLRKGKHTIKLVKVSGDVLRTDVIRYRTR, from the coding sequence TTGAGAACCGTTGCTCTAGGCGCCGCGATCCTCGTGCTCCTCGGCGCTCAATCCGCCCAGGCCGCACCGAAGCCGAGCCCACCACCCGGGGCGCGCGCCGCCGCGGCACCCGTCGCCCCCGAGCCGGCCACTACGAGCACACCCGATCCGTGGGCGGTCAAGCCGTACATGGGCTGGAGCAGCTACAGCATGCAGGTCTACTCCGGCAACGGTAAGTGGATCACGGCCGACCAGATCATCAAGCAGTCCGACGCGATGAAGGCCAAGCTGCAGAAGTACGGCTACGACCACATCAACGTCGACGCCGCCTGGAACGACGGGTTCGACGCCAACGGCCGGCCCAAGCCCAGCGCCACCCTCTACCCGCAGGGCCTGCAGAAGGTCATCGACCACGTGCACCGCAACGGCCAGAAGTTCGGGCTCTACACGATCCCGGGCATCTCCCCCGAGGTCTACGACGCGAGCCTGCCGATCGCCGGCGCGCCCGGCTGCACCACCCACGACATCGTCAAGCAGCCGATCCAGCAGGCCGACTACTGGAACATCGGCTACCGGCTCGACTTCTCGAACCCCTGCTCGCAGAAGTACATCGACTCGATCGTCGACCTCTTCGCCTCGTGGGGCGTCAACTTCGTCAAGTTCGACAGCGTCACCCCCGGCTCCGGCATCAGCGACCTGTCGCTCGACGCCCGCGACGACGTCGCCGCCTGGTCGTCGGCGCTGAAGAAGCACAGGATCTGGTTCGAGCTGTCCTGGGCCCTCGACCCGAACTACGCCGGCTACTGGCGGTCGAAGGCCAACGGCTGGCGCATCGACTGGGATGTCGAGTGCTACTGCGCGAACGAGGCGCTCACCCAGTGGCAGAACATCGCCCGGCTCTTCCCGCGGCTGGAGACCTGGTGGCGGCACGGCGGCGACGGCGGCTGGAACGACCTCGACTCGCTGAACGTCGGCAACGGCACGATGGACGGCCTCACCCAGGACGAACGGCGTACGGCGATGACGCTCTGGGCGATCTCGGCGGCGCCGCTCTATCTGGGCAACGATCTCACCAAGCTTGACGCGTACGGTCTCAGCCTCGTCACCAACCCCGAGGTCATCGCCGTCGACCAGGCCGGCACCCCGGCCCGCCCGGTGTCCACCGGAACCCAGCAGCAGACCTGGTACGCCCTGAACGCCGACGGCTCCTACACGGTGGCGCTGTTCAACCTGGGCCGGACCGACAAGGACATCACCGTCGACTGGCCGGACATCGGCCTGACCGGCGCCGCGACCGTCCGCGACCTGTGGGCGCGCAAGGACCTGGGCCGCTTCGCCGGCTCGTTCACCGCCGCCACCGTGCCGATCCACGGTGTCCGGCTGCTGAAGGTGACCCCGCAGTCCGGCGCCCGCGTGGCGGTCAACGACGACGCCCTGCGCGTCCGCTACCAGGGTGAGTGGACCCGCAACGGCGGCGCCGAGGTCGCCGCCACCTCGCAGCCGCTGACCGTGACGGTCACCGACACCGGCGCCGCCTCTTCCTCGCCGGCCACCGGCCCGGTTCGCACGATCGTGCACGACGACACCGACCCGGGCATCTCGTACGCCGGGACGTGGTCCCAGAGCACCGGCCGTGGCCTGGGCGACCACAACGACAGCGTGCACTACACCGAGCGCAACGGCGACTCGTTCCAGTACACGTTCACCGGCACCGGCATCTCGTACATCACCGAACTGGACTCGTCGCAGGGCGAGGTCGACATCTACCTCGACGGCCGGCTGGTGAAGACCGTCGACACCGGTCGCGAGCAGGGTCAGCCGAGGCTCTCGCAGCAGACCGTCTTCTCGGTGAACGACCTGCCGAACGGCAGCCACACCCTGATGGCCGTCAAGAAGTCGGGCTCGTTCATGCTGCTCGACCGCATCGACGTCCTGCAGCCGAGCCTGCTCGACCCGCCGGTCACGTCGTTCGACCGTAAGGCGCCGGCCGACGTCGCGGTGAAGCTGCTGCGCGACGGCAGCGAGTTCACCGGCGTAGCCCGCGACGGCACCGCACTGAAGGCCGGCACCGACTACACGCTGTCGGGCTCGACCGTCACCCTGCGAGCGGCCTACCTGACCGGCCTCCCGCTCGGCGACGCACAGCTGGACTTCACCTTCCGCGGCGACCACCTGAACGACGTCCACGCCACCACCCGCAACGGCGACGCGGTCTCCTACACCTTCGACGGCACCGCCGTCGACTGGATCACCGCGACCGCCCCCGACCAGGGCCAGGCCGACGTCTTCATCGACGGCAGACTGTCCGAGCGAGTCAGTCTCCAGAGCACCGCACGTGCCACCCAGCAGACCGTGTTCAGCATCGCGGGCCTGCGCAAGGGCAAGCACACCATCAAGCTGGTGAAGGTATCCGGCGACGTGCTCCGCACCGACGTCATCCGCTACCGAACCCGCTGA
- a CDS encoding TetR/AcrR family transcriptional regulator: MTESSPRPTRAQQRRRSEERILAAARQIFAELGYDRTTIRAVASAAGVDAGLVMHYFGSKDLLFARAVEVPADELSGGTSGEVAEALLTSLGRRLTGEPAASLAVLRSMLTNADAADRYRAAGEPQLHQLTEAIPTPDADLRASLLSAIIHGVIAERYLLRLTHLADASPEQIIDLLRPCFQSLTTPPPTSVKPQ, encoded by the coding sequence GTGACTGAATCGAGCCCCCGGCCTACCAGGGCGCAGCAGCGCCGCCGAAGCGAGGAGCGCATCCTCGCCGCCGCCCGCCAGATCTTCGCCGAGCTCGGCTACGACCGGACCACGATTCGGGCCGTAGCGTCGGCCGCCGGCGTCGACGCCGGTCTGGTCATGCACTACTTCGGCAGCAAAGACCTGCTTTTCGCCCGGGCCGTCGAGGTACCCGCCGACGAGTTGTCCGGCGGCACCTCAGGCGAGGTGGCCGAGGCGCTGCTCACGTCGCTGGGCCGGCGCCTGACCGGCGAGCCTGCGGCCTCCTTGGCGGTACTGCGCTCGATGCTCACCAACGCCGACGCCGCTGATCGTTACCGGGCCGCCGGGGAACCGCAGCTCCACCAACTCACCGAGGCGATACCGACGCCCGACGCCGACCTGCGCGCAAGTCTGCTGAGCGCGATCATCCACGGCGTGATAGCCGAGCGATACCTGCTACGCCTCACGCACCTCGCGGACGCCTCACCCGAACAGATCATCGACCTACTGCGCCCGTGCTTCCAAAGCCTGACCACACCTCCGCCGACATCGGTGAAGCCACAGTAA
- a CDS encoding nuclear transport factor 2 family protein, producing the protein MVATSREVVEQILRASREQGTETFVNLFAADGYIEWPYRPEGVLGRVEGRDQIREFLTAQANGLVKFDEYRNTVIHETTDPEVVIVEYEAHGNVIPTGAPLHQTIIAVLRIRDGLVVSYRDYLNPLVLAEIMVSVGNV; encoded by the coding sequence GTGGTTGCCACATCTCGCGAAGTCGTCGAGCAGATCCTGCGCGCGAGCCGCGAGCAGGGCACTGAAACGTTCGTCAATCTGTTCGCGGCGGACGGATATATCGAGTGGCCGTACCGACCTGAAGGCGTCCTTGGCCGTGTGGAGGGCCGCGATCAGATCCGCGAGTTCCTGACCGCGCAAGCCAACGGCCTCGTCAAGTTCGACGAGTACCGCAACACGGTGATTCACGAGACCACTGACCCGGAAGTGGTGATCGTCGAGTACGAGGCTCACGGCAACGTGATCCCCACGGGCGCACCTTTGCACCAGACGATCATTGCGGTCTTGCGGATCAGGGACGGCCTGGTCGTCTCGTACCGCGACTACCTCAACCCCCTGGTATTGGCCGAAATCATGGTTAGCGTCGGCAACGTCTAA
- a CDS encoding DUF1697 domain-containing protein, with protein sequence MTTFLVLLRGINVGGKNKVPMADLRRCLESRGFSAVSTYIASGNVILDSDLDAAGTAARIEEALPEDFTLDSEIVKVLVLTRAQLDAVLSGRPEGFGDQPDKYHSDAIFLMGVDAADVMPVFKPREGVDRVWPGDGVIYSERLSAQRTKSRLSAIMASPLYKSMTIRNWNTTVKLSELLMSRG encoded by the coding sequence GTGACGACTTTCCTGGTCCTCCTGCGCGGTATCAACGTCGGCGGCAAGAACAAGGTCCCGATGGCCGACTTGAGGAGGTGCCTGGAAAGTCGCGGCTTCTCGGCCGTGTCCACCTACATCGCCAGCGGAAACGTCATCCTGGATTCCGATCTCGACGCCGCCGGGACAGCGGCCCGCATCGAGGAGGCGCTGCCCGAGGACTTCACACTCGACAGCGAGATCGTCAAAGTCCTGGTCCTCACGCGCGCCCAGCTCGACGCCGTCCTGAGCGGCAGACCGGAGGGCTTCGGCGACCAGCCGGACAAATACCACAGCGACGCGATCTTCCTGATGGGCGTCGACGCCGCCGACGTGATGCCCGTCTTCAAACCCCGCGAGGGCGTCGACAGGGTCTGGCCGGGTGATGGCGTCATCTATTCCGAGCGTCTCAGCGCGCAGCGGACAAAGAGCCGGCTGAGCGCGATAATGGCGTCACCACTCTACAAATCCATGACGATCCGCAACTGGAACACCACCGTCAAACTGTCGGAACTCCTCATGTCGCGAGGCTAG